From Rhopalosiphum padi isolate XX-2018 chromosome 2, ASM2088224v1, whole genome shotgun sequence:
GTAACGAATTTAGTGCGATAAAAAGTTTCTACTTAATAAACAATCATATCTGAAATTTGTTCAGCACGCTATACTGTCTATtcctgtataaatattataatattattcagacCAAGGtggatctatataatattatccaccTTGATTTAGACAATGCATACGTTTATGCATATGTTATCAACACAATATCTACCTGcggtaccttttttttttccgttataACCGACGACGCCGCGGGATCTGCTTTCGCGTTGCTTCCGCGGCGCCGCCATCGTTTATTgacaacattaaatatttaaacatacgtGGGGGGGGGTAGACGGGACAGCTCCCCGACTTACCCCCCGTTCatgcattttcaaaattatacattttgcatTAACAGTATTTCCTGGACCTCTTCCTGACACCTTCTCGGGCCTACCGGAGTCCGCCGTTCTGGATGTCACGTTCTCCATCGGGGCAGTCACAACCGAGTAGCGCGCACGTTCCCTTGTGCCATTTACAAGGCCTCATCTTCGCGCGTTCATCCTTTTCTTTGGCCGACAGAATAGTCTCGACCACGCGGATGGACTCCAGGCGATTAATTTCGAACTGTTTGATGATTCTCCTTCGGGCTTGGGCGTCTTCTGGCAAGTCGTGTGGCAGGAGACCGCACAGGATTTCTTCCACGTCGCCCGCGTTCGGAGATCGAACCTACCTGCGGTACCTATATTCGGTTGAAATGTCTATggaaaaaatatcaaaccaaGATCATTTTTTCCTCTAACGATTTTAcgccattatattataacattatacgataataaattataaccgaAGGTCGCCAAGTTCAGCTTGCAGTGGTGTGTCGGTGTGTACAATGTGTGACGCCAAGTGTTTGAAATAACCTGGATCGCTGCGAATACCTACCTACatgaataagttaataataaaatcgattGTCCAGGCATTTTAGAAATAGTTCTTTTTAATGTTTACGTTCCAAATCATTATTTCATATGTTCTTGTTGAACAATTCgagtatagttatattttttctaaattgtcTTAGTTATTCTAAtggaataatttaatacaatatgagCGACCGTCGCCCTatagattgatttttttttgcagtAGCCATAATAAAGAgtaatctttttaaaattgaatgctattaataataattattattaaaggttttattatttttatatgttaaatttacatttttatattacttttactaTCTTATACAGTGGTGTATCCAGAGGGGGGTTATAACTCCCTCCGAAATTTcttcgaaattaaaaaaaaaaaatattaatagtttgaaaaatacttaaatgttattagttattacacttGATaggttacaaaaataaaaacaattaataatatttaagtttagttCAGTGTagtgtgtatataattaaaactagttTTTCGTTTCAtaggaaaatttttttaataaccccCCTCCCCCGCCCACGAAAAAACATAACTGGATATGCCACTGATCATATCTTtgttatttatacctaaggtgtcatttaatcatttatcaaataaatagaaaataattagatattctgataaaattaattgatagaataatatattatatattatatccagtatactttatatcacactcatatatatatatatatatatacttttcatCAATCACTAAATTGGATACCCTATTGTCTCTATTCTAGATcggttatttaaaattgaataatactaACGAATAGGTACcgtatttagtttataattataacttacctTTACCTATTTATGAAAGCGTTAGTCTTTATGCGTTCCGCTGTTAACTTGGTATTTACCATCACCACGTTAAAAGTTCGATCACAAGAttgatctttatttttatattaagaaatggatttaggaaataaaataaaaaatattaaataaaaagacaCTATACTTATAGGTACAAAGTATACCCgaagtatttttaattgaatacacaataatataaaataaatacattcatttatatttatgtaaatacggAATTTCcggatttgaaatatttttaatatactaaaaaatatcgatattaaAGAGATTAGAAgcggtaatttattttttatacaatcaaTTATGGTTTAGGATtaactaatgagtaataatTATCATGAAATTCTTTTACTTTAGAAGATATTTCCTGTGATATGatcataaatttattgattgtatTATCTTCAATTTGTTCCCACTTGTAATCAAAAACAAAACCAAACtctttaaattgtaattcaatattttgaaacaaattattaactttagatTCCAATTTAACTTTGATTTCATCATCACATttcattgttaataataatttggctAATAAGCCTttgattttaactataaatgacCTCAGACCTTCTGGAAATTCTTCTTCTTTAAATGTGGTTGTTATATTTTTCtccaatttgtaatttttatttgttattatattacgcaaatttattatttcataaaaatacgcagcaacataatatttgaaataaatatcataaaatccaTATAAAAATTCAGGGtttaatatgaacaatttatcGACACCACTAAATTCTTCAATATTAATCTTTTCTCCTTTCCAGTAAActattattcgatttttataataagggAAAACTTTAgagttttcaacaaaattttgACAcaagaactttaaattataatgattataattatattcaataccaCTTTGTTTATCCGAAAGACCagtcaaaaattgttttatatctcTAGCGATGAAGTTTTTATTTCcaaattcactataatatatattattaaaaaacaaaaatgtatatctgTCTGGTTTACAGTATTTAATTCCATACCTATTCAATTCATTCATAATTATATGCGCTAGTCGTTTTATATCACTAGAAACGTTACAACAGTTATCCCGGTTtaccaaaataatgattatattacttGCAATTCTGAAGAGCTCCgtattttttgtttctattttcctgattaatataaataaatattctttgatTTCCTGAAAATCATTCCATagctcattataaaatatattattattctgctcTGAACTGgcacttttattattaagtatagtaaTTCCGAaacatagtttatatatattgatgGTAAAGTCGCAGAATGATTCCATATAGATTTTTTCACTTTCTTTCATGGTTTCAATTATCATTGTACTTTTCGCGAATGGTGTGTAATATCTGTTGTGTTCAACATGAAGTTGTTTAAAATACTGATTAAAACAATGAAGTTCTTTAATGTTTTGTCTTAGCACAGCTAAAGTTCCcatcaatttattttcaacatcGTTAATCTTAGTAAGTCTAGAGTAATCTAATACAATTGTACTGCTAAGTGAATCATTATAATTCgtaatgttttcaataaaatcatttttattatatgcttCATGAAATAAGtttgacaatttatttatataattagtatattctATTGGAACATCCGcagttgtttttaatatgtCATCTAGAATACTAACATATCTTTTAATTtcaagattattattaataaaggaaTCTGTGTCTAGCAATATGACTAATTTGTATAGTAGTTTTATGATTGCAGTTAAAACATTCTTCTGATAATCGTATATACTTTCCATGTCGTACGATTGTTGAACTTGTTCCAAATAATCTATCAGCGTACCTTTGGTTTTCGTAGTTAACACTTTTGCCTGGAGagtattatcaaaaattgattttactgTAGATCCTAATAGTGTTTGGTTTATAGTACATATATCCTGCTTTTCTAGATTAAATTCTGAACCATTTATTtggataagttttaaaaaactaataatatctgTCTCGGAATCATCTTTTACTATTGAAAATCCATAGAAATGTGTGTCTTCATAATTTGGAGGCGAATCATTGCAACTCGTAATCAAAAAACGTTGGATTTCATTCATAATTTCAAGAATCAtactaattatagtattatctgATAATTTAGTTGTGTTAgcgataataaaattaatttttaattttaataatagcaaTGTATTTAAGGTAGATTTGTCGctgtagtataaataattagtttttttgcttataaatgtgtttaattcatttatgaagtgttcaatatatattaaaatattttctaagtctacttttaatttttcaaattgtgttttaaatacattttcctcaataaaattatatgggaattcattataataaaatgaaggaaatgtattaataaaattatataactcataaacgATCCAATTAGAAAACTTACAgtttatgtaaatgtaaaatacatttaaatttttgtctaataattgttCTTCATCGTTTGTTAAAGAGTAcatgtatattgttaaattttctcTTTCAGAAATGTCaacttttttgtaaaataaatcgtCATTATGTAGTTTTCTAACTTTTATAGAACTTAGCATTGTTTcaaaattttctgaaaaaacattaaattgtttaattgttaaacacaaaacaacaaaaaaaaagactTTTATGCTCtgcattttaagtaaaaaataaggtacttcaaaattaaatcatatattcacagtgattttattttcaaagatattatatggtttttgaggtttttactaaaataatatgttatttatgatTACGGTAGTCTGACTCTTTGCTAAGCGTACACCTATATATGTTTGTAGAGCTGCGATAATATAGCATAGTATTCTGCATTTCTGCCAAGTTAAATAAACCATACCTACTTTAATAGTTAAAGAAGACATAAAAACTGCGAGGAAAATTATGTATGAGAAGAGACGAAAACATTACCCAACATTTCCAAAATCATTAGATGAAGCTATTgatcaactaaaatatttgcaTGAagactttaaatgtttatattatattattatattgagcgcttgttttttactttttttgatttaaaatttttaattttaaattgggcTTGGTAGACTGCGTCGCACCACTTGGCAACGTTTCATTAAATTTCGACCGCAGTCGTGTCATTTTTTGGGTGCAAAATAATCCCTTTTGCTGTACAGTGATCGTCCGCAATCGTGTTGCATAAAAGGTAAAGCGTCCGCAATCGTGTTTCACCCcaaatttcttataataatatattattttatttgtcatatatatttataaaatttaagaataaaaaaattaattatgaatttaatattagttaaatttataaaataaatacgaacaattaaaaattgtacattttattttattcattttagaatttaatttattaaattaaattttaaaaatggtttctAGTGTTGTATTGTAAAtcctgaaattaaattaattaatttacttaatatttacaactataaaaaaatatagaaaacaaatcgataaaataattaatttaaaaaaaataattgtattaatgtcAACATTTATTCGTTGCGATgtacaactaaaaattataataaaaaattattaattattattacacaaatacatacgtaaatttgtaaaatcaatacattcaaaatctaaaagttGCTGTAAAAACCGGGCAGATGGTACCACGAATATTTCTGTTTCATAGACGCTTTTCACTTATACTCTTTAAtctggttttacataaaatagtcagagaaataaatataattgaagatTTTACACGATAAtgggtttaataatatatgctaatGACATAGTCCCATTACAAAATAACAtagaattatgaaattataatgtaaaaattaagttGTTGGCTCAGATCAATGACAGAAAAATGAGTATGTATTAATTGAACGAAGAAGCAAAGCATACCATAAATACGAGTATTAGTATACAGTATGTATATAGATGTGGAGCGCCATAAGTTTAACAGAATGTCAAATCCATACATGGTTCTAACTGTTCTAAGACATAAAAAgaaaggttaaagaaataagaCTTCCAGTGTTTAAAAAAGAAGAATTTATGGATCATTTATTGAATTTGATATGAGGAAATGGAGGATATATAACAATGAAGAGCTAAAGAACAAAGACCGGTAATTTTAGCAGAAATCATGACAAGACGACTGATGTTTATTGATCACGATTGGGAAAAAGATGGCATAGTTATTAAGATGGTAATTAAGGAAAATTCGTTTGGCAAAAGGTCAATGTTAAAGCAGTAGAACTGAGTATACGATGGAGAGAAGTTGCAAAAAATTGGGAAAAATGGTAGAAAATTCATCTGAAAAGGGTTGAAAATTACAAGAAGAATCAATAAAAGTTTTAGTTTATAGTAGATACTATAAAAAACGTTGtgctcattttatttttatatgtttaactaGTGGGTACAAAGAAAACTGAATATATAACTTTCAAAGATATATATCCTTGCATAGGCATTGctttggatattttttatttaaccagctcttcaaataaatataacagcttatgtacaataaacataatatgcgtGTTTACGAGTCTGGGCACTAGAGGAATTATAAGAAACGGGCATAAAGACAGTAACAAcctttaataagaaaaattttgttttaatttataagtgatATTTAAGTCAAAATGTTGTTCGtggaacaatatatatatttttttctgtggtTAGTTACAGTAAAATGTGCTGATATTACTTCAATAATTAATGAAGTCAACATCGATATGAAGAATAAAGAAATTCGATTGtttcaattgaaatataatataaatatattattcgatcCTGAAAGACAAACTAaaggaaataatgaaataacaatgGACAaagtaaatgcattttatttaatattaagctgTAGTTTGGCTGAACAAACTTTGTTTGATTTATGTGAATTCATTCtaaattttccattattttacTCACTCAAGTTTTTAAATACTGAttacaaaaatgaatttaaaaaaattgaagataacaataagtttattatgttaagacaaattgtacaaaatataacagAGTTCTTACAAATATTCAATTACTTTATTCATTCAAATTCggattttctatattataaagataatgatattttaagaatatttatattactaaaaataaaaattgaaataatattatcggaaaaatatgtttataatgttatacaacaGGAATTAAATGATACAGATATGCTAGTCATCCGAGAAATTCTCGAAGAAATAAGTGCAATTCAAGTTTTTCTGTCATTGAATTGTGATAATTCCACGTTCTATACTGATGTATTAACCTTAAAATGGTTTGGCTACTcaataataaaaccaaaaaattatcatttttcatGGATAGAAATGTTTAAAGACAATCTAGAACCTGATAGTTGTCCTATTCAACACATATTTTTACAGAATTTTGTAGGAACACAATTAGCGGATCCAGCTTTTTCATACGATATTGgtaatacaaaatcaaatattactaATGAAGAAGGTaaacatatacaaattaaaaatgttttcgaaCAAATTCAATCATCATATGACATGAATATCATATATTGGTATATGAAGTCTATTTTAGCTGCAATTATGAAACTTTTATACAGTAGAATAATAGAAGGCatgcaaaaaatgtatttaacaacaacaattattgataagatagaaaatattgatattaaaatatctcaaaaacaaaatgattattcTATGGATATAGTTAAAGCGTTTGGACTTTTGAAGCATGCCAAAAACCGAAATCAATTTCAAAATGATGAACATTATCTAGAGgttataaatatgttgtttGAGGGTTATTCTGATATAAAACTAGacattatattagaaaaatataaaattgatcttGACGATATACATGATATGAATAAAAaagatgattataatatagaaacattAAACACCGAAGCAtctgattttgaaaaatatttgatcagttttttgaaaacaataaccGATAATTTAAGTGAATTCGTatgctttaataaatatttagggtattttgaaaatttatttaataaacaatatctaccaagtaataactataagattacaaaaataaaatcgataaataatgtcaaatattctaaagaatgttattttattatagacatGTACTTTATCAGCTATAGAAGTGTTATAGATGTTAATAAAATcatcaatcaaaataataattcaataaaaaatgaatattttatgaaagcAAAAAAAGCTATGGatgatatcaaaaattatttcattaagtaCAATAATTCAACAAGAAGACAATTAGAGCTTTTTGAAGTAGGAAAAGATATAATCTCTGTTTTAGAAAACATGCCAcaacaatttttagaaaagGCATTCTTAAAaaggataattaattttattaatgctaAATTACATAACTGGGGACTCAAATACTGCACTCaaccaaaatttaatttgttattgttcaataatatacaGCTTATTAAATTTGAAGATAGTGATGAGGAAATAATTGCTGAAAATGACATTCAATATATGTTTGACTCTAAATttgaatcaaaatataataataaatgttttgactatacttttttatataaagaATTCATTGCAAATGATAAgggtattttaaaatcttattcaaagaatattttttttcaatcgcaAAATCAAAAACGAACTATTAAAAACGTTTATGatgatttaaactatttatttttcaactctcaCTGCCTTTACATATTCtatgatacatttttcaaattatctatTGCAGCTTATTATTATGAGTTAAgaaaagtatacaaatattatcaaaataatccatcaaaaaaaaaaaaatttaatgattataagaTAATACCTGACCTAAAAGATACATCAGTAATATATTGTCCTGaatatttggatattttatttaaacaaattgtaaatcTTGAAAATCAATTGTATAATGACCTGAACTTCGAACAATTTGGTAGGGAACTCGACACAATTGAAAATAAGATCACAAACTttgatattagttttaattatgataataaaataaaaataaagaactaCGGTgattccaaaataaaaattgataaattaattaatgatatgtTTATGTTgtatacaaaatgttatttaaatactcTGCAATTCACTTACGTAGATGTTACTATTAACCATGCTATTAATACTATTCCTCGAGTGAATAATACTTACGAAATTCAAAATGAAACATCTGAATCGGAATATGATGAAGATGAGGAAAAAGAAACTgctgttttgataaaaaaataatttttattattatatataaaaaattaatttttattcattaatattatcattaaaaatttataagctatcataattataatttttttccaatagaAATAGACATGTATAGCATGAGagaaattactaaataaatataaaacattattttattataactcaattgataaatgatttaatattaattgtttttgagcAGACTCGTTTTCTTACTTGCATCATCATCATCTCAGGCCTTGTGAAATATTCATattacgatatatatttttttattttttgaaagagaaagaactatatttattatttctagaagttgtataaaacgtatacatcacattttttttgaatattttgaaatattttttctgaaaatagtATTCACTGTCAAAATTCTTAACATccaaagtgataaaaaaaaaaaaaaatgtaagattgTACGTGACTATTATAAAACTGAATTTCAACGTATGATAGCGAAGCTTGGACAACGGTCAAACAAACAAAGATAAACTTGAGGGGTTTCGAGAACAGCGTATGGAGAAAAATATGTTGGCCTATTATCGATAAAATAACGGTGAACAGGTGGAATAGAACAAAGAGTTGTACGATATGTTGGAACATTAGGAGTTGGGCGTCATAGTTTTCCGCCAAAATCAACCTTTCCTTTTATcaccagtataataatatatatttatattttccgcCACCataaatttcagtttttatattttacaaacttcTTATTATAAGGATTCAAATACTAAATACACGCAGATAATATGTTCACAATTATGCATTTTTCCCATTAATAGAACTACGAGGAAAGATTATGTTTGCAATACAAGCAACAGCTgataattaagataaaatttTGCCATATGGTTTGatcttttataataggtatatttaatttaattcaaaatcaaacaaaataaaaactgaatttGGTTAatggttacataatatatttgacttattaattttaaatttggaagATGTAAGTAATTGTTTCGTTATTGATTTGACCAATGGCCAATTGATAAAAGACTACACAAATTTGCAGACTATTTTGTTGAGATATATATTTCTGAGATTGTGTTAATCTTACAAAACTTTGGGCACTTGTATATCCTTTGAACTTACACGTACAAAAAACGCATGTGAGTTATTTCATGcatcacattttaaaaatagtttctatCAACATTTGAAATCTATTTTACAATAGATAGGTATCAATAGGTTTTAATCGAAAAAGTGCAAACTGTCGTTTATTGCAAATTAAAAAGCATCAGTGAATCAAAAACACagcaaaacaaaattttaaagcaacaaaaaaaaaaccaatgttTAATTGACCAATACAAAAGAAGAATAATATACCGATGTACGTTTGTAAAATCCATAGCATATAACTATAAGAAAtaaggtttataataaaatacaattttaaataattttaaaatcaaaattattaggtataattgtTTACTTGATTTTGTATAACTCGCAGACTTAATTTTgactttaattttgtaataacattatacaatattctatGTATGcaacaatatataactatataagtattacttgaatgtgttttttaaaatattttactatatccCACGAATACAataaaagtgtatttatttaatgtttttaaaaagaatatatttaattattatattcgattatctaattaattttttatttttaaaattatcaacaacTTCATATGTTTTCACAAtaagttatcaaaatataaaaattgaaattattggtTGCGAAAAGTGGATCACCCATCGGAACTAGCTCTAGCAACAAACTTTATTAAGCGccaaataatacaacaatttaaagAGTATAGACATATTAGAAGGAAAAGAAGAAGGTCATTTTTGTTCGttgaaatgatttttaatttaaaaataaccttttgttgtaaattaaatacatatgtattacgttaaatgtaatcaataaataaaaatttggtatctaatttatgaatttattgtaatgtgctaaaattattgtacagattgctattataagaaaatgtcaatataattattaatatcatataaactttaaacttatataggtagtatgCAGGATAGGCGTCAGGTTTTGCGAAGCTCAGGGCGAAATACATTTCACGAGGCCCTAAATGTATGGCGACTTTAATACCCCCACTACCTGAGTAGTGAGTATAGAGTTAATGGTTGtttaattttagtgttttacataataaaaaaaacaggtAAAATTGAGTTCATGTAAACTCggccataaaataaattcagataacagtatacaattaatacttataatatattatcattaaaaaaagtttataatttttatgataataattatccacattaaataatagttaggtacGCATAATAtgccaaaaatatttaaaacttaaaaataaaaataataattgtctgaaCAAATCAATGAaacatattgacatattgttatatactaaTGTGTATTACGttaaataatcgtaataatcattatgtaacactcattttttatttttattttggattgTTGAGTTTATTTGGTTATAGTCTTACATATAAACTTTAGAAATTTCATCGTATGTCATCGAAACATTTTACCATTAcagataaaagaaaataaaactggCGGAGTTTACATTAGAACTTTTCATTAGATACCTTTTTATCTAACTGGTATTCTGGCGGAGTTTAAAATCGCCCATTTTTGTGCTGCAATGAACATCtgtgtattataaaatcaataacgcCAACATAGAACACAAATacccaaaaaaatgtatttacataaacCTATTCGCTCGGCCTTGGTATGTATATCGTGcactaacttaaattaaaaattactctcACTACCCCATAGGGCATAGACAATagacatataactatataagatataaatatataatatatatatatatatatataaaatattaatcttagaTCGTTTCTTGTAGAAACATAAGAGCATCGGACGTCGACCATCATTGGGTATTTACTATTCAACCGCACCAGTTGGCACGTACACATTAtttcatacttatatatttgtttatcattatattatttttttttgctgacGTAAACTTTTAAACCGAATAgtgaaaaaacataatataatattattacgagttACGACAATATCTCAAAGACATACTACGGAGCTGTTaagtaaaagcttaaaaataagGAAGAAAATGTGAaagtattgttaaataataagttaagcCTATgggctatttaaaaaataattattattttccattatgcCGTAAGAAAAATTGTCTAATGTAAAAACGGTGATTGGACTAAATcactaaatacctataattatatctttttttgatatttttatttttataaaatattacacatattacataGGCAGTCTTGTTAAGAatacttttgaaatatatttagaatacgtattttaaatacaaattatactaagcaattaaatactttttttttaaatattcaacataggtcgtacttaaataaataattttttttagttcaatacattttatattcgcAAATATATTGGTACTATAGAagtagtacctacataatgaTTTTCCGAGttctagaaatatttattaagaaaatgttattatattatggtataagtttaaagttattttatggtagatagttaatagttagtacttacataatacaatttgaaatgtttattttcaacAGGTccttaaattaacattatttttcgaAATCTGAAATTATTGAATCATCGGCACATAATTCGCAATCGAATCAATTAGATATAAATTCTAGGCAAAACTTAGGCTAACGCTAtgcattcaaaatataaaaaatgaaaatttgataaataaatcgtatacttattattaatgaacCAACTACGGTGATATTTCCGGATCCTCCGCATAATCCACTACTGTTGTATATATAActgatattaatatagttgGTCATCCGATCGATATTTATGGCTTAAATCTATATACAATACCGAATAATTAGAGGAAAATTAACTCTCaaccaaaaattaaatactgatTTTTTCGCTTCAAGTCGTGTACAAAAATAGGATAGTAAAACAAGgactttttactaatttttggaGAAACCGAACATCCAAAAAATGGAGAATTCGAAAGTAGAGAATGACTAGCGTATTCTCCATCAACTGAgaatatatttggtttttattgtaTTCTTTTTGGGAATCATCG
This genomic window contains:
- the LOC132920984 gene encoding uncharacterized protein LOC132920984, with protein sequence MESIYDYQKNVLTAIIKLLYKLVILLDTDSFINNNLEIKRYVSILDDILKTTADVPIEYTNYINKLSNLFHEAYNKNDFIENITNYNDSLSSTIVLDYSRLTKINDVENKLMGTLAVLRQNIKELHCFNQYFKQLHVEHNRYYTPFAKSTMIIETMKESEKIYMESFCDFTINIYKLCFGITILNNKSASSEQNNNIFYNELWNDFQEIKEYLFILIRKIETKNTELFRIASNIIIILVNRDNCCNVSSDIKRLAHIIMNELNRYGIKYCKPDRYTFLFFNNIYYSEFGNKNFIARDIKQFLTGLSDKQSGIEYNYNHYNLKFLCQNFVENSKVFPYYKNRIIVYWKGEKINIEEFSGVDKLFILNPEFLYGFYDIYFKYYVAAYFYEIINLRNIITNKNYKLEKNITTTFKEEEFPEGLRSFIVKIKGLLAKLLLTMKCDDEIKVKLESKVNNLFQNIELQFKEFGFVFDYKWEQIEDNTINKFMIISQEISSKVKEFHDNYYSLVNPKP